CCGGCGCAGCCGCAGATGAATAAAACCGTAGTACAAAAACAGCTCAAACAAACCGCCGGCCCAACTCAGCGCAAAAGCGGCCTGGCCCACCTGTTGCCAATTGACCGCGTTAAAGTCCGCCTGAAAGATAATCAGCGGGCTAAACAGTGCGGCCAACGCCACGTTCAGGATCAAACTGGTTCGCCAGCGGGCGCGGGTTAAGCCCAGGGCGGCCAGGCTGCGGCGTTCGGCCAGCAGGGTGTAACCCCAGGGAATGACTACCCCGCAGCCTATGTAAATAAGACCATAGTGAATAATTCGTGCGGCCCAAGACTCCCTCTCAAACAACAACAGCAATGCGCTTAACCCAAAGGCCAGCAGCCCGGCGCTTACGGTCACCCAGCTATGACGCGTGGGCTGCCAGCGAAATTGAAACGCCTCGCGGCGCTGCGCCGCCAGCGTTATGACCAGAAAGAAAATCCCCATAAACAAGATTTCCATGCTTGACCTCCTTGAGCCACATTAAAAATGGCGGGCAGATTTGATGACCATCAACTCCATAAACCCTTCTTCAACCTGCCAGCCCGCCAGCCGCGATTGCGCCAGGATGCGCCGCAACTCGGCCGGGGTGTAAGATGAGTTGATTGAATTCCAGTAGTGTACCCGAAAATCGCCGGGGATGGTTAATCCGATAAGCCAGGCAAAAAAGCGCGGCCAGGCTTGTTCCAGCCGCCGGGAATCGTGGATAATGTAGCCGCCGTTATCCTTAACCACGCGGGCTATCTCGTTAAAAATGGGCAAAGGGTCGGTCCAATGATGCAAGGAATCGTTTGACACCATCGCGTCAAACTCGCCCCGGTCAAAGGGCATAGCCCGGGCGTCGCCTTCGCGCCAGGTCAAGGCGCCGTTCAGTCCGGCGCGGGTCGCGTTTTCGCTGGCCAGGGTCAACATAGCCGGCGACATATCAAGCCCGACCACCTGGCCGCCTGTGCCCTGCAACAATCGGGCGATTTCAATGGCCACAAAACCCGGCCCGGTGCCAATATCCAGCACCTTGCCGCCCGGTGGAATACCCAAATCAACCACGCGCCGGGCCAATTGGCGGTATTCACTTTGCCGAAAACGATTGCCACCCATAAACTCGTTAAAACGGCGGGCGTCTCTCATTTCGGCGATGGCCTGTTCTTCCGGTATACGGTTCATGTTTTATCTCCTTTGTTATACAATATAAAATATTTAAGTTTATATATAAATTCAAAAAAAGAATGCTCAAGTTTAGGCCCGGCGCTCTACTTTTGCCAACAGTTCCCGCGTCCAGGTCAGTTCGGCCTCAAAATGCAACCGCGAGTGACTGAAAATGATCTTAACCATCTCCGAGGGCGCTTCCTCGTCGGTCATTACCTCGGCCTGGTGCGTATCCAGATGATTGAGAATAGCCTCCAGATGCGCCACCCGCCCATACAGGTAGCCCTTAACCTCCTCAAGAGGCAACGCCTCCATAAATATCAGACCAATATCAATGGTAAAGTAATGACGCTCCAGGTTTTGCCATACTTCCCGCAGCAGGCGCTTAAACTCATCCTGACCGGTTTGGGTGATCTGGTAGATGGTGCGTGACGGGCGATGGCCTTCTTGCTCGGTGGCTATTTTTTCAATAAACCCTTCCTCGGCCAGTCTGCCCAGGGCAAAGTAGATAGAGCCAAAAGCAATATTGGTCCAATCGCCCATATGATCTTCAATGATGTGTTTGATTTCGTAACCATGCAGCGGCCTGTCGCGCAGCAAACCGAGAATGACCAAACGAACTGACATTGAATTATCCTGAGTTAAATATTCTAGCTTGAATATTATATTTCAAATATTTTAATTTGTCAAAATACCCTACGACCACTTAAATCCGGCCAATCCTCAGCCCAAGTATCTGCATAATATTTAGCCATATGCGCAAGGCTTGGATAGAATATGACCAAATTCTATACCCAAAAGGTATCATTGAGATGATTTCACAACTTCCCCTCATTGCAGACATCCCCCTTCCCGATCGTATCCCGGAGGATTCTCATTGGTGGTAGTGGTCATAATCAACATGCCAGGCTAGTTTTGACCATCCGGCTTTTATTTGGCAAGCCGACTGGCCCAGAGTAAAATACTCTCATTCAATAATATTATCCTTTAGGGTTGAAGGATGCAATAAAACCACCTTGTCCAAATTGTGGTTATTCGGCCCGCTCCGCATATCCGGCCACAATCGGTCCCTGACCCTGTCAGGCAGCACAATGTCCCGCCTGCCGGTCTATCCGGTTTTGTTCGCTCAGGCCGGAACCCGATTGCTCATTATCACAATCAACCATATTTTCCCTCCGGCAGGATAAATTACCATGCGCTGGCAAGACTCTCCGTACACGCTGAATTTGTTGCTCTCTGCCGCTATTGCCGCTCTGTTTGCCTGGTTGGCCTGGCGACGGCGTTCCGCGCCGGGCGCGTTGCCCTTTGCCCTGGCAATGTTGTCCGTTGCAGTCTGGATGGCGGGTTATACCATTTGCTGGGCCGGGGCCGATGCGTTTACCCAACTTGTAGGCATAAAAACAGTTTATCTGGCCATTGCCGTTGAACCGGCGGCATTTTTGGTGTTTGCCATCCAATACACCGGCAAAAACCACTGGCTCACCCGCCGCCATGTGACCCTGCTCACAGTGATTCCTCTGCTCACCCTGCTGCTCATTTGGACTAACAATTGGCACGGCCTGTTTTGGAAAAGCATGTGGCTGGAAACCGGCGAAGGTTTGACCATTCTCCGTTGGGAACGCGGAATTTGGTCCAGAGTTAATGCGGTATATTCTTATGCCCTGGGGATATTTGCTTTTATTTTATTACTTCAGGCCTTTATCCGCGCCCCCCGTTTGTACCGCGCTCAAGCCGGCGCGGTGTTACTGGGCGGCATTGTATTTTGGGTGGTGGCTCTGACCAATTCGGTGAACACCTCGCGCTTGCTGCAAGACCGCCTGCTCAACCTATCGCCGTTCAGCACGGCTTTATTTGGCCTGTCCATTCTTTTTGGCCTTGTCGGCTTTCGTCTGTTCGACATTGTGCCGATTGCCCGGACAAGGATTGTGGAAGGTTTGGACGATGGCGTAATTGTTTTGGACGCGCAAAAGCGGATTATTGACCTCAACCCGGCGGCGCAGCGCTTGTTTGGTCAATCGGTAGTGACAGCGATTGGCCAACCGGCGGCGCAGGCGCTGGGAGAGTGGCGCGCCTTAGCCGAACTGTGCTGTGAGTCTGAGCCTGAACGAATGGAAATGAGGCTAGAGAATCAGGATTACGATGTGCGCGCGTCCCCAACTCCCTGACCGCCGGGGCAATCTCATTGGGCAGGTGATAGTTTTGCGTAACATTACCACACTCAAACACGCTCAAGCCGAACTGCTGCAACAGCAGCGGGCCGTGGCCATGCTTCAAGAACGCGAACGGCTGGCCCGCGAACTGCATGATAGCGTAGGTCAGGTGTTGGGTTATGTAAACGTGCAGGCGCAAACCATCCGCGCCTTTCTATCCGGCGGCAAAAACGACGATGCCGACGCCCAACTGTTGCGCTTGGTGCATGTGGTCCAAGAGGCCCAGACCGATGTGCGCGCCTATATTTTCGGCGCCAAAACCGAACTAGCGCCGGGTCAGGGTTTAATTTCGGCACTGCGGCAATACCTGGCCCGCTTTAGCCAGAATTACGGTATTCCCACCGCCTTGGACGCGCCTGATGAGGCTCAACTTTTTTCGCCCGTGGTCGAAGCGCACCTGTTTCGCATTATCCAGGAGGCGCTCAACAACGTGCGCAAACATATGCCTGCGCGCAATTGGCGCGGGTCAGTGTGAGTGTAGACCACGCCCAGGCCGAAATCAGCGTGGTTGACGACGGCATCGGCTTTGACCCCGCCCAACCACTGCCCGATGAAGAGCAGCATTTCGGCAGCCGCATCATGCGCGAGCGCGCCGCCGAAATTGGAGCGCAGCTTAATGTTCAATCTGCGCCAGGCCAGGGAACGCGCGTCACCGTGCGGGTTCCCCGGTCATCGTGAAAAAGTGAGTTATCTATGAAAATTCTGCTGGTGGATGACCACGCTCTATTTCTGGAAGGTATTAAAAATTTGCTAACCGCGCGCGGCGTGCAGGTGGTTGGCGTAGCCAGGGATGGGCTGGAGGGCGTTGGCTCAGACGCGCACCCTGCGCCCGGATGTCATCTTGATGGATATTCAAATGCCGCGCTGCGATGGGCTGGCCGCCACCCGTTTGATTAAAGCGGAAATGCCGGAAATCAAAATCGTGATGCTCACCATGTCGGATGACGACGACGATTTATTTGAAGCCATCAAAAGCGGCGCGGCGGGCTACTTGCTTAAAAACCTTGACGCCGACGAGTTCTTTGATTTACTGGCGGGCTTGGCCCGCGGCGAAGCTCCGCTCTCGCGCAGCCTATCGGCAAAAATTTTACAGGAATTGGCCGGCATTGCCCTCTCCCCAAAAATGGAAACACCCTCCCCCAAACCACCCGAACTCACCGAACGGCAGCGAGAAGTGCTAACACTCGTGGCTCAGGGTTTAACTTACAAGCAGGTGGGCGAAAAGCTCTTTCTCACCGAGCGCGCTATCAAATACCACATGGGCGAGATTTTGGCGCGGCTGCATTTAGAAAACCGCGCCCAGGTGATTGCCTATGCCGCACGCGCGGGCCTGCTTCCCCCGGATAAAACCATTCCCGAATAAGTTACTGTAACCCCCTGTTCCAAAGTACAGTCCTGGCCCGGTCAGGACTGTACTTTTTGGGGGCGCAAACTGTCTGGTGGGGCATTGTGTTGCCCCCCTGTTTCGGTTATGCTAATACCCGGTCAGGGAAAAATGGCAGAACAACACAAAGTCATCCTCCTGGGCAATTCGGTCTTTATCAGTTGTCCGGTCAGTCGCAGCCGGTGTTATCGGCGGATGATCTGATTCAGGTTATTCGGCGCAGTATCTCACCACACCAGAGTTGAAGAATGTAGTTACTAAAATATAAAACATTTGTAATTGAATTAAAGGAGACAATATGTTTCACATTTCCACAATACCAAATTTCCAACGGCTCTTTTTAACCCGGCGAGGGGCGACCCTGGCCCTGTTCCTGGGGTTGATGATCGCCTTGACCCTGGCATTATTGCTGCCGGATCAGGCGCTGGCCGGCGGCGTGGTGGGCACAGGCACACCGGCCAGTTGCACCGAGGGCGCGTTTGCCACCGCCTTTGCCTCACAGGGCGAAGTCACCTTCGATTGCGGCGCGGCGCCGGTCATCATTACGCTGACCACGCGCTACGATGTGCCTAGCCAAATCACGATTAATGGCGGCGGCCTGGTAACGTTGCACGGGGCCAACAGCACAGGCATGTTCCTGGTCAGCCTGGGCGAAACTTTCACGGTGACCAACGTCACCCTGACCGGCGGGCGCTTTCACGACCACGGGGCCATTGAAAATCTGGGCACATTTACCGCCAACAATGCCACTTTTAAGCAGATGAACGTTCAGCCGGGGACCGTCTCACACAGCCCGGTGCTGTGGAATAAAGGAACGGCCACTTTACAGAACAGCGTACTGCAAAGCAACCTCAACTTTGACGATGCCGGCGGCCCCACCCAGGCCATCTAGAGGGCGTGCTGCGCGTCGAGAATACGCAACTCCTGAACAACAACGGCGGGGCGATTTACTCTTACTATGCCGGGCAACTGTTTTTGGAGGGCAGCGCTTTCCAGGGCAATACCGGCAAAAATCCGGGTATCCTGCTGTGGTACAACGACCCTGCCGGCCAGGCGGTGATTACCGGCACGCTCTTTTTGCAAAACCATGCCGATCACATCTACCTGGGTAGCCCAAACGGGGACGCCGCCGCTTTGCATCATAGCAACGAAGGGACGGTGTGGATTACCAATACGCAGTTCATCAGCAACACCGCCAATCGCTTCACCGGAGTGATTATGATTGGCCCCTCTACCGACGGCGTGACCATCACCAACAGCGATTTCATCAGCAACACGGGGCAAACCGGCAATGGCGGGGCAATTAACTACAATGGCGGCAGCGGCACCGGCCCATTGGTGATTACCGGCGGGACTTTCCGAAACAACCATAGCGGCTTCTACGGCGGCGCGATTGAGGCCACCAACGGCGGCTCGCTGACGATTTCCGGCGCGACCTTCGACTCTAACACGGCGGTCGTGGCTGGCGGCGCCATCCGGGTCCATGGCGCCCAAACGACCGTGCAAAACAGCACCTTCATCAGCAATACGGCCGGGAGTGATACTGGCGGGGCAATTACCGGTGAGTCGGTCAATCTATCTATCGCCGATTCTCGCTTGGAGAATAACATGGCGGGTTCCAGCGGCGGCGCCATCTATCTCTACCAGGGCAGTCTGACCCTGCAACGCGCCGCCCTGCTGAACAACCGCGCCACCGGTTCCAGCGGCCAGGGCGGTGGCATCTATCTGAGCTCGGTTAGCTACCAGATTCAGGAGAGCGTCATCGCCAATAACCAGGCCAACTACCTGGGCGGCGGCTTCGTGAGTTCAATCTCTGGCAACAGTTCCATCCGCAACACCACTTTTTCCGGTAACAGCGCCGGGGAAAGTGGCGGCAACCTGCTCCATTGGGGCGGCAGCGGCACACTGACCATCAATAACGCCACCTTTACCGGCGGCAATTCGCCCCTCTCCGGCAGCAACTTGGCGGGGGTAGGCGGCACGGTCAACATCGTCAATACCATCATTGCCAATCCAGTCGGCGGCGTCAACTGCTACAGTCCTTTGACCTCCCTGGGCCACAACCTGGAAAGCGCCAACACCTGCGGCTTTAACCAGTCCAATGACCTGACCAACACCAACCCGCTACTGGGACCGCTACAAGATAACGGCGGCAACACTTTAACTCACCTGCTGCTCACGGGCAGCCCAGCCCTTGATACCGGCAGCGATACCGCTTGCCCGGCCACCGACCAGCGCGGCGTGGCCCGCCCGGCGGACGGCGATCAGGATGGCACTATTCAATGTGACATTGGGGCTGTGGAAAACCTGGTATTGCCCCAACTCTCTGTGGCTAACGGGTCTGTTTTGGAGGGCAATGGGGGTGCCGTTAGTATGGTCTTTGCCGCAACCCTCTCGGCTCAGAGCAGCCAGCCGGTGATGGTTACTTACACCACGCAAAACGGCACAGCTCAGGCAGGCAGCGATTACACCGCCGTGTCCGATGTGTTGGTTATCCCGGCGGGCGTAACAACCGGGGCTATCACTATCAGCGTTAACGGCGATACACTGGTTGAGTCTGACGAAACCTTCAATGTTGTCTTGAATAATCCGGTCAATGTTGTTCTGGCCAACACCAGCGCCCAAGGGGTTATTTTGAATGATGATCCAAGCGGCGCGTCGAGCAGCCAACTGTTCCTGCCCCTGATCATAAAATAGGCGCGTCTCACAGGTTTGTTCCATTTCTTGGCAATAAATAGACCCTAAAGGTTTCAGATGAACCACAGGTTCGCATACCTTTAGGGTCTGCCTAAAATCTGGGGGGGATGCAACGGCATCTTACCACAACGGGTAAATCAGGAGATTATCCCTGCTCTATTTCTTCTGTCGTCTGGCCAGGTACAGCCTCGTCCTCGCATTCGTCATCTTCCCAGCCAATAATCCACACACAGGCTCCGGCCAGCAAAACGGTGGTAACAACTAAAGCGACCCACTGGCCGGGGGTAAAGCCAACCTCCCGGGCCGACCAGACTAAAATAATCACCATCCCCACGGCCAGCACCACCCACGAGGTAAGCTGCGGGTGATTTACAGCAAATTTTTTAATGGCTTCCATACGTATTCCTTTGCAAAAAATTATATATTGTTCGGCATTTAACCCTGAAAATGCGCCCCTGCTGGGGAGTTGTAGCCAGAGCAGCAAGATAACGAGGTAGCAAGTAATAGGTTTGTAACCCTGTTAATCTGCTACTTTGTAACCCTGCAACCCTGCACACACCCTCTGCCTACATCGGCACCATAATACGCTGCTCGCGCAGTTTTTTGTAAAGCAAAATGCTATTTTCCGGCTGCCACTCCCTGGCGGCGTCTTCCCACATATATCCCAGTTCTCGGATTTCGGCCTGTTGATACCCCTGGCTTTCAAAAAACTCAATGGGTTGAGACCCCGCCTGTTTCATCACAAAAACAATAGCCACCTCACACGAGAGCGCCTCGATCTCTTTGTGAATCATCTCCAGCATCCTTTGCCCCACCGTCGGCCACAGGTCAGCCCGAATCACATAAAAATCTTGCAGACCGGCAATCAGATTCTCGGTTTGCCAGCCGGCAATACCCACCACGTGACCACCGGACTGGGCCACAATGTAGGCCCTGGAAAAGATGGCTTCCATCATCTGGCTCAAGTCGGGGTCCAAAGCCCCATTGGTGGCGGCGGCAATGATTTGGGCCATCAGTTCCATATCATTGCGCTTGGCCCGGCGAATGGTAACCTCAGCGGCGCTCACGTCTACATCGGCGGCCGCCACAGCCGTTTCAGGGGTAGGGGCCGGTTCGGGTTCAGGGGAGGGCGCTTCCTCGGCCGGCATGTCCTGTAACAGGGTGGTGTACTGCTTTTTCACCAAAGCCCAGGTTTTGGCCAGGTCGCCGCTGTTGTCTATCACCACATCGGCTTTGGCCGTTTTTTCCGCCTGGGGCGACTGGGCCTTGAGGCGCTGTTGGGCCTGCTCCAGCGACATTTTGCGCCGTTCCACCAATCGCTTCAATTGCACGTCGGGCGGCGCGGTAACCACCCACTTGCTATGGCACAGGTCAATCAAGTTTGACTCAAATAATTTAATGGCCTCAACGGCTACCACCTGGGTAGTGGCCTGGTCAATGCGGCGCACCACCTCTTGATGCACCGCCGGATGGGTCATCCCTTCCAGTTTGGCCAAGGCCCCCGGCGTGGTAAACACTATCTTGCTCAAGTTCCGGCGGTTGATCTCGCCGGTCTGATCCAACACGCCGGCGCCAAACTCGTTGACAATGGCGTCGTACACCGGGCTGCCTTTTTTCATCAATTGATGCACCAGTTTGTCGGCATCAATCACAGTGGAGCCCAATTCTTGCAACATCCGCAGAATCAGGCTTTTGCCGGTGCCAATATTGCCGGTCAATCCAATTACTATTTTTGCTGCCATAGCTACTCTCTCCCTCTGGGATAAAGCTAAATTTCCTACGTTGTTTCCATTTCAGCCCACTGGTTGAGCAGTTGTTCCAGTTTGCTTGCGTTTGCCTGATAATCCTGCCCCAAATTTTGTATTTCAGATACGTTTTGGGCCTGGCTGGCTGCCTCTATTTGTTGGGCCAGTTGGGCTAATTTGGCTTCAGTTTGAGCAATGATACTTTCGATTTCGGCAATTTGCCTGGCCTTTTTTTCCGCCTCTCGTTTTTGAGCTTTGGCTTGCTGGCGATTGATCTTTTCCGCCGACTTTTCGCCCTGTTTCTGGCCCGTGCCATTCCGGGCCGTTTCTTGCAGTTTGCAGTGGGCCAGATAATCGCTGTATCCGCCTTCAACCACCGTTACCGATTTACTGGCCGGTTCCAAAGCCCAGGTGTGGGTGGCCAGGGCGTCAATAAAATAACGATCGTGCGAAACCAACAGGATGGTGCCGGTAAAGTTATCCAGCACGCTTTCCAAAATCTCCTGCGAGGGGATGTCCAGGTGATTGGTCGGCTCGTCAAGGATGAGAAAATTGGCCCCGGTCAAGGTCAACTTGGCCAGCGCCACCCGGCTGCGTTCCCCGCCCGAAAGCGCGCCAATGGGTTTAAAAACATCATCCCCTGAAAACAGAAAACGCCCCAAATAGTTACGCGCCTCGCCGATAGGCAAATTTTCTACCGAGAGCAGTTCATCCAAAACCGTGGCCTCAAGGTTAAGGCTGGCGTGCGTTTGGGCGAAATAGCCTATCTCCACCCCGGCCCCCAATCTCACCGCGCCCTGTTTGGGCGCTACCTGCTCCAGAATGGTTTTGATGAAAGTGGTTTTGCCGGCCCCATTTGGCCCCAATAAAGCCACCCGGTTGCCGCGCCGGATTTCCAGGTCCGGGCAGGTGAATAGCGGTTCATCATCAGGATAGCCCACCACCAGGTCGTGGGTGGCCAGCACCAGGTCGCCGGAGCGCAGGGTGGCTTGCAAGGGCAGGTTGAGGTGTTTGTGCTGGCGCGGACGCTCCACTCTTTCCACCCGCTCCAACCGTTTGCGCCGCCCTTTGGCCTCTTTGCTGCGTTGCCCGGCCAGATTACGCTGGATAAAATCTTCTTCTTTGGCCATAGCCTCCTGCTGCGCCGCGTACTCTTTTTGGCGGCGCTCCAGGCGTTTGGCCCGCTGCATTACGTAATGTGAAAAGTTGCCCCGGTACGTTTCAACCGCGCCAAACGACATTTCCCAAACGCGGGTAACTACTTTATCCAAAAAGTAGCGGTCGTGGGCCACCACTACCAACGCCCCGGGCCAGTTTTGTAAATAATTCTCCAGCCATTCCACCGAGGCCAGGTCCAGGTGATTCGTCGGCTCGTCAAGCAGCAGCAGGTCGGGCCGTTCCAAAAGCAGGTGGGCCAGGTGCGCCCGGCTCTGCTGGCCGCCGCTCAAAATGGGCAGCGGCG
This region of Anaerolineae bacterium genomic DNA includes:
- a CDS encoding ABC-F family ATP-binding cassette domain-containing protein: MTILTAHNLGKYFGGQDIFSDLNLSINPNDRIALVGPNGEGKTTLLRILAGLELPSAGHVHQAKTLRIGYLEQHPSLISGQGNLWQLALSAFADLRQQEAELQTLAVALAQESDSTGHDKLLQEYGEAQAAFEHAGGYSYEQTIDQVLTGLGFTPEDYETPLPILSGGQQSRAHLAHLLLERPDLLLLDEPTNHLDLASVEWLENYLQNWPGALVVVAHDRYFLDKVVTRVWEMSFGAVETYRGNFSHYVMQRAKRLERRQKEYAAQQEAMAKEEDFIQRNLAGQRSKEAKGRRKRLERVERVERPRQHKHLNLPLQATLRSGDLVLATHDLVVGYPDDEPLFTCPDLEIRRGNRVALLGPNGAGKTTFIKTILEQVAPKQGAVRLGAGVEIGYFAQTHASLNLEATVLDELLSVENLPIGEARNYLGRFLFSGDDVFKPIGALSGGERSRVALAKLTLTGANFLILDEPTNHLDIPSQEILESVLDNFTGTILLVSHDRYFIDALATHTWALEPASKSVTVVEGGYSDYLAHCKLQETARNGTGQKQGEKSAEKINRQQAKAQKREAEKKARQIAEIESIIAQTEAKLAQLAQQIEAASQAQNVSEIQNLGQDYQANASKLEQLLNQWAEMETT
- a CDS encoding PAS domain-containing protein, with the translated sequence MRWQDSPYTLNLLLSAAIAALFAWLAWRRRSAPGALPFALAMLSVAVWMAGYTICWAGADAFTQLVGIKTVYLAIAVEPAAFLVFAIQYTGKNHWLTRRHVTLLTVIPLLTLLLIWTNNWHGLFWKSMWLETGEGLTILRWERGIWSRVNAVYSYALGIFAFILLLQAFIRAPRLYRAQAGAVLLGGIVFWVVALTNSVNTSRLLQDRLLNLSPFSTALFGLSILFGLVGFRLFDIVPIARTRIVEGLDDGVIVLDAQKRIIDLNPAAQRLFGQSVVTAIGQPAAQALGEWRALAELCCESEPERMEMRLENQDYDVRASPTP
- a CDS encoding PadR family transcriptional regulator, encoding MSVRLVILGLLRDRPLHGYEIKHIIEDHMGDWTNIAFGSIYFALGRLAEEGFIEKIATEQEGHRPSRTIYQITQTGQDEFKRLLREVWQNLERHYFTIDIGLIFMEALPLEEVKGYLYGRVAHLEAILNHLDTHQAEVMTDEEAPSEMVKIIFSHSRLHFEAELTWTRELLAKVERRA
- a CDS encoding class I SAM-dependent methyltransferase, which codes for MNRIPEEQAIAEMRDARRFNEFMGGNRFRQSEYRQLARRVVDLGIPPGGKVLDIGTGPGFVAIEIARLLQGTGGQVVGLDMSPAMLTLASENATRAGLNGALTWREGDARAMPFDRGEFDAMVSNDSLHHWTDPLPIFNEIARVVKDNGGYIIHDSRRLEQAWPRFFAWLIGLTIPGDFRVHYWNSINSSYTPAELRRILAQSRLAGWQVEEGFMELMVIKSARHF
- a CDS encoding dephospho-CoA kinase — protein: MAAKIVIGLTGNIGTGKSLILRMLQELGSTVIDADKLVHQLMKKGSPVYDAIVNEFGAGVLDQTGEINRRNLSKIVFTTPGALAKLEGMTHPAVHQEVVRRIDQATTQVVAVEAIKLFESNLIDLCHSKWVVTAPPDVQLKRLVERRKMSLEQAQQRLKAQSPQAEKTAKADVVIDNSGDLAKTWALVKKQYTTLLQDMPAEEAPSPEPEPAPTPETAVAAADVDVSAAEVTIRRAKRNDMELMAQIIAAATNGALDPDLSQMMEAIFSRAYIVAQSGGHVVGIAGWQTENLIAGLQDFYVIRADLWPTVGQRMLEMIHKEIEALSCEVAIVFVMKQAGSQPIEFFESQGYQQAEIRELGYMWEDAAREWQPENSILLYKKLREQRIMVPM